A single window of Rubripirellula lacrimiformis DNA harbors:
- a CDS encoding alpha/beta hydrolase family protein, giving the protein MNRSFGIILTVCCSLVAGVVTWADNPAQDHSDHRVLPTNQRPSDARLGELKTLNGHFPMSVPEDPAQWNARSEWLRRQVLVSTGLWPMPEKPPIKANIYGKTVRDGFTVEKVSFESLPGHYVTGLLFRPSEPSDAKLPGVLSPHGHGGRNQALSDDALAAQIASGSEHFVRSGRNPKLARCAQLARMGCVTFIFDMLGYEDSVQIDFETAHRHADARPEEKADGDDSWVFYSPEADLRLQSIMGLQTWNAIRALDFLASLPDVDADRLAVTGGSGGGTQSILLGAIDPRIKVSFPNGMVSTSMQGGCYCENCNLLRIGTGNVELAALFAPRPQAMTAADDWTKDMMHDGYPELKSLYAMIGNADDVYCRPMLHFKHNYNYVTRATMYQWMNRHLELGLDIPVIEQDFEPLSKSEMTVWDDQHPAPSEVGIPHEQSVCRWLDDASNQILALDQPLSEDKLKSFRTVVGGAWQTMMDVDAESATQPDGIEYTEIAARGDEKRKWTLGLVRNTSDGSELPLITVVDAGGPDAAKGIVVWASGDGKESVWTQTKSPQSPLNQLIRAGYTVMIPDVLGQGEFRNADQSADQQRVIDDPRSYSAFTFGYNPTLAASRCNDLLAIVTHARDQRPAQVTLIATEGSAAWAAPAAAIAGDAIDHAVIDTDGFRFASITNYRDPNFVPGSVKYGDLPAILALRSPHSLTVLGEPSLPTIVHDAFGSADTSSESTINDEINALLD; this is encoded by the coding sequence CTGAGGATCCGGCGCAGTGGAACGCGCGATCCGAATGGTTGCGGCGGCAAGTTTTGGTTTCGACCGGTTTGTGGCCGATGCCCGAGAAACCACCGATCAAGGCGAACATCTATGGCAAAACAGTTCGTGATGGATTCACGGTCGAAAAAGTATCCTTCGAAAGCCTGCCGGGACACTACGTCACCGGACTGTTGTTTCGGCCCAGCGAGCCAAGCGACGCGAAGCTTCCCGGTGTGCTGTCGCCACACGGGCACGGCGGACGCAATCAAGCACTTTCGGACGACGCACTTGCCGCTCAGATCGCCAGCGGCAGCGAACACTTCGTCCGGTCGGGTCGAAATCCCAAGTTGGCCCGCTGCGCTCAACTCGCTCGAATGGGCTGCGTCACGTTCATCTTTGACATGCTGGGCTATGAAGATTCCGTCCAAATCGATTTCGAGACCGCGCATCGTCATGCCGATGCACGTCCCGAAGAAAAAGCCGATGGCGACGATTCCTGGGTCTTCTATAGCCCCGAAGCTGACTTGCGTTTGCAGTCGATCATGGGACTGCAAACCTGGAACGCGATTCGAGCACTGGATTTTCTGGCGTCGCTCCCCGACGTCGATGCCGATCGCTTGGCCGTGACCGGCGGCAGTGGTGGTGGAACCCAGTCCATCTTGTTGGGTGCGATTGACCCACGCATCAAGGTCTCGTTCCCCAACGGGATGGTGTCGACGTCGATGCAGGGCGGTTGTTACTGCGAAAACTGCAACCTGCTGCGAATCGGCACGGGCAATGTCGAATTGGCGGCGTTGTTTGCACCGCGTCCACAAGCGATGACGGCGGCCGACGACTGGACCAAGGACATGATGCACGATGGCTATCCCGAACTGAAATCGTTGTACGCCATGATCGGCAATGCCGACGACGTTTACTGTCGCCCGATGCTGCACTTCAAACACAACTACAACTACGTCACCCGGGCGACGATGTATCAGTGGATGAATCGTCATCTGGAACTGGGTTTGGACATTCCGGTCATCGAGCAGGATTTCGAACCCCTTAGCAAATCCGAAATGACGGTCTGGGACGACCAACACCCCGCTCCCAGCGAAGTGGGAATCCCGCACGAACAATCGGTTTGCCGATGGCTGGACGATGCGTCCAACCAAATCCTGGCACTGGACCAACCGCTGAGCGAAGACAAGCTGAAATCGTTCCGCACCGTGGTCGGCGGTGCCTGGCAAACGATGATGGACGTGGACGCAGAATCCGCGACCCAACCCGATGGGATCGAGTACACCGAAATCGCCGCTCGTGGCGACGAGAAGCGAAAATGGACGTTGGGATTGGTCCGCAATACCAGTGACGGCAGCGAGTTGCCGCTGATCACCGTCGTTGATGCTGGTGGACCTGATGCTGCCAAGGGCATCGTCGTCTGGGCATCCGGCGATGGAAAAGAATCGGTTTGGACGCAAACGAAGTCGCCCCAATCACCGCTGAATCAACTGATCCGGGCGGGGTACACCGTGATGATTCCAGACGTTCTAGGGCAGGGCGAATTCCGAAACGCAGACCAGAGTGCGGACCAGCAACGAGTGATTGACGATCCGCGATCCTATTCGGCGTTCACCTTTGGATACAACCCAACCCTGGCTGCATCGCGTTGCAACGACCTTCTTGCGATCGTGACGCACGCACGCGATCAACGCCCCGCGCAAGTGACTTTGATCGCGACCGAGGGCAGCGCTGCCTGGGCGGCGCCCGCCGCAGCGATCGCTGGTGACGCGATCGACCACGCGGTGATCGACACCGACGGGTTCCGGTTCGCGTCGATCACCAACTATCGCGACCCGAACTTTGTGCCGGGTTCGGTGAAGTATGGTGACCTGCCGGCCATCTTGGCGCTGCGATCTCCCCACTCGCTAACCGTCCTTGGCGAGCCCTCGCTACCGACGATCGTTCACGATGCATTCGGTTCAGCCGACACCAGCAGCGAATCGACCATCAACGACGAGATCAACGCGTTGTTGGATTGA